The DNA region CTTGATTCATGTACTTGTCAGCCAATCGTACCCTCTTTACATTTTCTTGCTCTTGCACCAGCATGTTGCCATACTCCAGGAGCTTCTCTAGAGTTATGTTAGGCTGCTCAAATACTGGTGGCCCCTCCCGCGAGTTAATTAGTTTTTTGCCAATGTTGTCGACTCCGACTCCTGATATCCACTTCCTCACCTCGTCGTCATACACTCTTGCCCTCAAAgcaccaaagaaatctgcaatGTATTGTTGTTCAGAAAATCGTTGATTTTCGCGGCCCTGAAAAATGTGTCTTGTTTCAACAGTTCAGTGAGTTTTTCCCTAGGTGCAGAGGCAGATCCAACATATATTTGGAGGTGAAATTTGATGGTTCAAAAAAAGCACACATGAAATTTCAAATCTTGTCATTCTCTAGTACGCATATCGATGCACAAAGTGATACTGAGATCCTGTGCCTATTGAAACTAAGATAAATCTTACCAATAGATTGGCCAGGGAAGGTATCCACAAGCGTGACAACTGCCTCCACCGGTACGTTATCACTTCGAAAAATACCTCTACAAACACCGATGCTGTCCTCACGTGTGGGAGCCCAGTAAAATTTGTCCATACGCCCGTCACGTATCAAAGGGGCATACAAGGTCGAAAAATCATTTCCCGTGACGATTATAGGCACTCTGGGATTCTCCTCTTTGTTGTACATCCCGGGAAGTTGCACGTTAGTCGGGTTATCTGCTATGTTCATAAGCGTGGCGTTAACCATTTGGTTGTTGACAGTGTATTGCGTCGTCCCCCCCATACGACCAGCACCAGCATCGAGATCGTTGATGAACAGGCAGCACATTTTGCCTTTCTTGATGATATCGGCTGCTTCACGGTACCGTTGCCTGATGAGCTTCGCAGGTTCTCCTGCGTTTCCACTCTCGAGTTCTCCGGCGCTCATCATGATAGGGCTGTTTATAACACATTTTTCAGGATCTCAATCCATATTTTTGCTTAAATAAAATGGATATAAATATGCTATGTGACCTACTTGATTCCCATCTTGGCAAAAACAAGTTCACATTGGAATGATTTTCCTTGACCTTTGCCTCCCCAAATACCCAAAATAAGAGGAACCTGTCCCAAAAAAACCTTCAACCAATGTTGGGTTTCttgaaaaattataaaacagAAGCAACAAACAACACCTTGATGTTAGGCAAGCTCATGAAGTTCTTGCTCAAGTGAACAACAAGCTTGTCCTTGAAGGCCGGAGCAATGTAAAATCCGGACACCATGTTATCGCCAAAGCTATATCTGTTGGCAACAGAAGCCATATAAACAATTATCGCGATTTAGAACATTACAAATCGATCAATACTTTTGTCGAAACAGAAAGTAGTCAGTCTATTACGTTCTAAGTCCCTTGCTGATGTAGTCAAAGGAGGTGAGCACGGCGTTGTGCGTTCCCGTGCCTTGGGGAGCTTGAAAGAGAGCATCAACCGCACCCTTGCCTCTAGTGATATCTTGCTGATCATCGGATACATCCGTTCCGAGACCCTGCCATCTATCTACTTTAGTCGTTTTCTCCTCTGCCACGATCTTCAAACTCGAAGAAGGGGACTTGGGGATGTATACTGTGCTCGATTTCTTTAAAGTTCTGCTGCCTAAAAAAGATGAGCTCGGGATTGCTGATCCACCACTTGATCCTTTCAACTTCAGCTGCATCAATAAAATGTAGCCAGAACACAAACAAAAAGTTACGAACACTTTGATTCACGTAGAATATATACCCCAGACAAATCAAAAAATAGACAAAACATTCCAGATAGTTTTTAATTGAAATCAACTGTTTTATCAATTAAAATCGCGTCCAATATTTATATAGTACAAGAATATAAAGAGTAAAACTCCAAAAATATTTCCAGCGGAATCGAGTGATTGACGTTTTACCGATGTAAAAGCCACTGCACGTTTGTTTTATCGTAGGCCCATTTCCACCTAgaatgctttatattcacccaAATCTGATCCCTCCAAATGTAACGACTTATTTTATGGATCAATTCATTGCTTAAATGTCATATAAAACAAAACCCATTTGAGCTTTTTCACAGTTCAAGCCaccaaaaattttgaaacagTCTCGGATTTCATGACCgtatcatataaatcatattcgGAATCTTGTATACCATCTCCAAAAGAAATGTAAGATAATTGCTGCTTCATATACACATACTTtgcaaggaaaaaaaaaatctaacaaATTAATTAACCACGTAAAAAACAATATATGAAAACACAAGAAAATCCAATACCGGAGCTCGGTTAACAATGGCGGATCCTACGGTGGAGACGGCTGTTGACATTACAGACTTGCGGGGAGGAGTAGCTGCAACTGTGGGGGATTTCCAGTACTAATTTGAACAGCACTTGAATAATAATGTACACAAGTTAGAATCCAAAAGATCGGGGATAGAATTTCAACGGACCACACAATCAAGATTGATTGTTCGCATGCAACTTGTAAACCAATAATTGCATTGGAATTCTGTTGGAGCACACAATCCTACAAGAAGAAAGACATATGATGACattagatatttttttattaagtgttgttatcaaatcataatatcgacacttataaaaataataaccaaaagaaaatattaggCTATTTGtgttgatattttaaatacCAATTCAGAAAAATACATATGTCAATATTTCAATTAACATTAGTATTTAGCCATAATTTTTTAGGAATAAGTACCTAACAATGATATGTGTTTAGTTTTAACTACTTACGAACCAAATTACATTTTaccctttattatttaaataaatatattatttatccaTAAAAATTACATGTGTCTTCTCCATTTGAAATAtaattgtaaaaaaatattgtttctcaattatcatgcaataaaagtaaatacttattttgacatacaaaTTACAAAGTACTTATTATGGGctttcagatacttgatttagctctttgaatactccaaacatataagaaaatactatattttcgagcattcaccataaattcagtcattgttggtcATTTCATGAAAAATGCATTAGAATGACTTATTcgtgtcattttatttttaaaaaaaaacatagacCATCACTCATCATAAAAtaagattaaatatttattttgacctACAAAATACCTATTTTGGAGTTCCAAATGCTTTATTTGGCTCTTTGAATATTCcaatgtgtaagaaaatactgCATCTTCGAGCTATcacaataaattcaataattgttggtcttttcattgaaaatgcattaagatgacttattcatgtcaactaatttttgaaaaaacacaGTTTCTCACTCATTGTTGAATTAGAAAAAGTACTTATTTTGATCGATAACATACCTATTTTGGGgttccaaatatttgatttggctattttaatactttaaatgtgtaagaaaaatacttaagtttcaagtaatattaagtGAATTTTGATGGTGTCATTTGTGAttaaaatgtgatacttaaatTGGTACAAAGAGTATCTAATTAGAGTATATAAATACATGCTTTTACCCCTTAAATATTCATATCTGAtgccaaaatataatttgaagctAACATTAGGTGACACCGATGATGATATTCGTGAAGTACTTAATTTGAGTTtgtaaatacttgatttcgtaaatgagatactcacaatattattaaaatactggatattcgaataggcaACGTAAGCTCACCAAGTATTGGTATTTCCATGGAAtaagcatttggatgacatattcatctcatttaatattttttttgtaaaaaaaacaaattaccAACTAAGCATGTAAATTTTAGAgtacttttttttatttgagaagtacctaatttgagatTGCAAATATTTGATGTGGtacatgagatactcataatatgtaatagaatacttgatattcgaatatgcaacgtaagctCACCAAGTGTTTATCTTTCCatggaagatgcatttggatgacatatccacctcatttaatattttttttgtaaaaaagaaaaagaaaaaaaaattctcaactaaatattgaaattttaaaaacttaatTTTACATGAGAAgtatctaatttgagt from Primulina tabacum isolate GXHZ01 chromosome 14, ASM2559414v2, whole genome shotgun sequence includes:
- the LOC142524268 gene encoding ribulose bisphosphate carboxylase/oxygenase activase, chloroplastic-like; translation: MSTAVSTVGSAIVNRAPLKLKGSSGGSAIPSSSFLGSRTLKKSSTVYIPKSPSSSLKIVAEEKTTKVDRWQGLGTDVSDDQQDITRGKGAVDALFQAPQGTGTHNAVLTSFDYISKGLRTYSFGDNMVSGFYIAPAFKDKLVVHLSKNFMSLPNIKVPLILGIWGGKGQGKSFQCELVFAKMGINPIMMSAGELESGNAGEPAKLIRQRYREAADIIKKGKMCCLFINDLDAGAGRMGGTTQYTVNNQMVNATLMNIADNPTNVQLPGMYNKEENPRVPIIVTGNDFSTLYAPLIRDGRMDKFYWAPTREDSIGVCRGIFRSDNVPVEAVVTLVDTFPGQSIDFFGALRARVYDDEVRKWISGVGVDNIGKKLINSREGPPVFEQPNITLEKLLEYGNMLVQEQENVKRVRLADKYMNQAALGDANKDSIDRGTFYGQAAQTVDFPVPEGCADPGANNFDPTARSDDGTCLYTL